A region of Saccopteryx leptura isolate mSacLep1 chromosome X, mSacLep1_pri_phased_curated, whole genome shotgun sequence DNA encodes the following proteins:
- the CPXCR1 gene encoding CPX chromosomal region candidate gene 1 protein has product MNPLVKEENDAVDNAPKVSENEAPSDCNTDRDPLSAEPNMVSQVESNPMNRELDIPASEEHAVLQPTENNEPDVEKNQKDPEDLKEEESCLIQISISQKLIFVMSRLGRITHLNTPANINESNPLTNIARSYSRNTPQKTSEVSYIVRNSKIPFQFSTSWRIPITNNHERRRILSLLCGRYFSQAAGDQNIMKINEKDTVFPNHTNIFIHKEKVIILRRPLRVYYQRPFNERMASKNKTKLTDTKRKEKFCILVRPRSRVPRTQLENIIRKYRFGNDMRTHHFRRVILLLTDDGWKYRCPICGDTFNNLGEFRQHTCNPPQN; this is encoded by the coding sequence ATGAATCCTCTTGTTAAAGAAGAGAATGATGCAGTTGATAATGCTCCCAAAGTTTCAGAAAATGAGGCTCCGAGTGACTGTAATACAGATAGAGATCCTTTATCTGCTGAACCTAATATGGTCTCTCAGGTTGAAAGCAACCCAATGAACAGGGAGTTAGATATACCAGCCTCAGAAGAACATGCTGTTCTTCAGCCAACAGAAAACAATGAACCTGATGTAGAGAAGAACCAAAAAGATCCTGAAGATTTAAAAGAAGAGGAATCTTGTCTGATTCAGAtttctatttctcaaaaattGATCTTTGTCATGTCAAGATTAGGGAGAATAACCCATCTGAATACACCAGCAAATATTAATGAATCAAATCCCTTAACTAATATAGCAAGATCTTATTCAAGAAACACACCACAGAAAACAAGTGAGGTCTCTTATATCGTAAGAAATTCCAAAATTCCTTTCCAATTCTCAACTTCATGGAGAATCCCCATTACTAACAATCATGAGAGGAGAAGGATTCTTAGTCTGCTGTGTGGGAGATACTTCTCCCAGGCTGCAGGTGATCAAAATATCATgaagataaatgaaaaagataCAGTATTTCCCAATCACACAAATATTTTCATCCATAAGGAAAAAGTCATAATATTGAGAAGACCTTTGAGGGTGTACTACCAACGTCCCTTCAATGAGAGAATGGCATCAAAAAATAAGACCAAATTAACTGAtactaaaaggaaagagaaattttgtattttagtgAGACCTAGGTCACGTGTCCCACGGACCCAACTTGAAAACATAATTAGGAAATATCGCTTTGGGAATGACATGAGAACACATCATTTCAGGAGGGTGATACTCCTATTAACTGATGATGGTTGGAAATATCGATGTCCCATTTGTGGGGATACTTTCAACAATTTGGGTGAATTTAGACAGCATACTTGCAACCCTCCTCAGAATTAA